From the genome of Niabella agricola, one region includes:
- a CDS encoding Rieske (2Fe-2S) protein, whose protein sequence is MKRQQFLQQCGFTCLGILGLGALAESCTTSRHLQMPINGHNQLQVPLSAFIAEKKDSTQYKRYLVVSNERLNYPIVIYRESAADYTALLLRCSHQYNELNVAGALLTCPAHGSEFNTKGEVVQGPADAPLRVFPVKVEEKSLLIDLA, encoded by the coding sequence ATGAAACGGCAGCAATTTTTACAACAATGTGGTTTTACCTGTTTGGGTATCCTGGGGCTGGGCGCGCTTGCGGAAAGCTGTACCACATCCAGGCATCTGCAGATGCCCATCAACGGCCATAACCAGCTACAGGTGCCGTTATCGGCTTTTATTGCGGAAAAAAAAGATTCTACTCAATATAAACGCTACCTGGTGGTTAGTAATGAGCGCCTGAATTATCCCATTGTTATCTACCGGGAAAGTGCTGCTGATTATACAGCGTTATTACTGCGCTGCAGTCATCAATATAACGAACTAAATGTTGCCGGAGCATTGCTTACCTGTCCAGCGCACGGCAGTGAATTTAATACAAAGGGGGAAGTTGTGCAAGGCCCAGCGGATGCGCCATTACGCGTTTTCCCTGTTAAGGTCGAAGAAAAAAGCCTGTTGATTGATCTGGCATGA
- a CDS encoding di-heme oxidoredictase family protein, whose product MSKNYIRVIGFALLLMVAMMACQKMLPGAPAKDQLLDGPVEGLTTDQHLQFLRGDVAFNDEVFVAETGLGPLFVATSCGSCHAGDGKGHPFTTLTRFGQPDTSGNRYLQQGGPQLQHRALPGFLPEQLPAGATFSRFMPPANTGLGFLDAVPDAELLKYADPDDADGDGISGRPNWITLPGYCSLRTGAVQQNGKYIGRFGKKAAVYDLLQQTATAYNQDMGITSAYEPHDTYNGHAIDPEISIAKVLDVVFYLKTLKVPFQRKPENAVVKAGRQHFLALRCSSCHVPELKTGYSSIAALSYKVFYPYTDLLLHDMGPGLNDGYTEGTALPEEWRTPPLWGLGLSMNAQGGSYFLMHDGRAGSIREAILMHGGEAQQSRDRFQQLTEPEQQELIKFLESL is encoded by the coding sequence ATGTCGAAAAATTATATACGGGTGATCGGGTTTGCCTTGCTGCTGATGGTCGCAATGATGGCTTGTCAGAAAATGCTGCCCGGAGCGCCGGCCAAAGATCAACTGCTGGATGGCCCCGTAGAGGGACTTACAACGGATCAGCACCTGCAGTTCCTGCGGGGGGATGTAGCGTTTAATGACGAAGTGTTTGTGGCAGAAACCGGCCTGGGGCCTTTATTTGTGGCTACATCCTGTGGCAGCTGTCATGCAGGCGACGGAAAAGGCCATCCGTTTACTACATTAACGCGCTTCGGACAACCGGATACATCAGGTAACCGGTACCTTCAGCAGGGTGGCCCTCAGTTACAACATCGTGCGTTGCCTGGTTTTTTACCCGAGCAGCTTCCCGCCGGAGCCACTTTCTCCCGGTTTATGCCTCCCGCAAATACAGGCCTGGGCTTCCTGGACGCCGTACCGGATGCAGAACTGCTGAAATATGCAGATCCGGATGACGCGGATGGCGACGGTATCTCCGGAAGACCCAACTGGATTACATTGCCCGGCTATTGTTCCCTGAGAACGGGTGCGGTACAACAGAATGGAAAATATATCGGGCGGTTTGGTAAAAAAGCTGCTGTGTATGATTTATTGCAGCAAACAGCCACGGCTTATAACCAGGATATGGGTATTACTTCTGCATATGAGCCGCACGATACCTATAACGGGCACGCCATTGACCCGGAGATCAGTATTGCCAAAGTACTGGATGTGGTCTTCTACCTGAAAACACTGAAAGTGCCCTTTCAACGCAAGCCGGAAAACGCAGTAGTAAAGGCCGGCCGGCAGCACTTCCTGGCGCTTCGCTGCAGCAGTTGCCATGTGCCGGAACTGAAGACCGGTTATTCGTCCATCGCTGCGCTTTCGTACAAAGTTTTTTATCCGTACACCGACCTGCTGTTACACGATATGGGGCCTGGCCTAAATGACGGATATACCGAAGGAACTGCCTTGCCGGAGGAATGGAGAACGCCTCCGCTCTGGGGGCTGGGGCTTTCAATGAATGCGCAGGGCGGAAGCTATTTCCTGATGCATGATGGCCGGGCGGGAAGCATCCGTGAAGCGATTCTCATGCATGGGGGAGAAGCACAGCAAAGCCGTGATCGTTTTCAGCAGCTAACGGAACCGGAGCAGCAAGAACTGATTAAATTTTTAGAAAGTCTTTAA